A window of Pseudomonadota bacterium contains these coding sequences:
- a CDS encoding fatty acid desaturase: protein MISVIDFLVYFLVDDIAWLAGYTLIAILPKGVICAWNHHHQHTMTFRSKILNRILEFFYALHTGVTTNLWVLHHVLGHHRNYLDQTQDQSAWKRSDGQTMNVLEYTLTVAGTSYYRGYQVGKQFPKIQRDFLLYSAITLIGVAVLCWYRLVPALFVFVVPMIFSLLFTAWVTHDHHSGLDVDDKFHASYNNENRLFNLLTGNLGYHTAHHYRQGLHWSKLPELHEKIKHRIPPELIRNSRFVLTDI, encoded by the coding sequence ATGATCAGCGTGATCGACTTCCTCGTGTATTTTCTCGTCGATGACATCGCCTGGTTGGCAGGGTACACGCTGATTGCGATTCTGCCGAAAGGGGTGATCTGCGCCTGGAATCACCACCATCAGCATACGATGACGTTCCGCTCCAAAATCCTCAATCGCATTCTGGAGTTCTTCTACGCACTGCACACGGGCGTCACGACCAACCTCTGGGTGCTGCACCATGTTTTGGGTCACCACAGAAACTACCTTGATCAGACACAAGATCAGAGTGCGTGGAAACGGTCAGACGGTCAAACGATGAACGTGCTTGAATACACCCTGACCGTCGCAGGAACGTCGTACTATCGCGGCTATCAGGTCGGAAAACAGTTTCCCAAGATCCAGCGTGACTTTCTGCTCTACTCCGCAATCACACTGATCGGCGTCGCCGTACTGTGCTGGTACCGGTTGGTACCCGCGCTGTTCGTCTTTGTGGTGCCGATGATTTTCAGCCTGCTGTTTACTGCATGGGTAACGCACGACCACCACAGTGGTCTCGACGTCGATGATAAATTCCATGCCTCATACAACAATGAGAATCGGCTGTTCAATCTGCTGACAGGCAACCTGGGCTATCACACCGCGCATCACTACCGCCAAGGCCTTCACTGGTCAAAGCTTCCCGAGCTGCATGAAAAAATCAAACACCGGATCCCCCCGGAACTGATTCGAAATTCCAGGTTTGTTCTGACCGATATCTGA
- a CDS encoding DUF1456 family protein: protein MSNNDTFQRIRYTFSLDINALIDIFALADVTVSAAQVEAWMSPDTSDGAELSDTDLASFLNGFIALKRGKNEGDSPKPERTLNNNKVLQKLRIALNLKADDTLEILRLSDIHLSKHELSALFRKADNKHFRACSDELLQGFLLGVYKSLQAAEGE from the coding sequence TTGAGCAACAACGACACCTTCCAACGCATTCGCTACACGTTCTCTCTGGACATCAACGCCCTGATCGACATCTTCGCGTTGGCCGATGTCACCGTGTCAGCAGCGCAAGTCGAGGCATGGATGTCACCGGATACCAGCGACGGAGCCGAGCTCAGCGACACGGACCTCGCGTCTTTCCTGAACGGATTTATTGCGCTCAAGCGTGGCAAAAACGAGGGAGACTCGCCCAAGCCTGAGCGCACCTTGAACAACAACAAGGTGCTGCAAAAGCTGCGCATCGCCTTGAACCTCAAAGCCGACGACACCTTGGAGATCCTGCGGCTCTCAGACATCCACTTGAGCAAACACGAACTCAGCGCCCTTTTCCGCAAAGCCGACAACAAGCACTTTCGGGCATGCAGTGACGAGCTGTTGCAGGGGTTCCTGCTGGGCGTTTACAAGAGCTTGCAAGCCGCTGAGGGCGAGTGA
- a CDS encoding transposase, with the protein MRRAFLCGEDRYTGESYEHRRAWIEDRVLEVASVFAIDIASFAIMSNHYHLVLHVDTDAAAQWSTDEIVERWHTLFNASYLSKRYAANADAMLPSEREHVVELAERWRSRLNSVSWFMRCINEPIARQANAEDNCTGSFWEGRFKNQALLDEAEVLAAMAYVDLNPIRANMADTPETSDHTSIQRRIRSAEQGTIPRDLMRFQGNSNKHSLLGIPFALEDYVQLVDWTGRGVRGDKRGAIDHALPPFLERLQLDEGTWFTIATEFERNFRQWLGSETAIQNATRNVAKTRSRSPPLLRAG; encoded by the coding sequence GTGCGCCGCGCCTTTCTCTGCGGTGAGGACCGCTACACAGGCGAGAGCTACGAGCACCGCAGGGCGTGGATTGAAGATCGCGTCTTGGAAGTCGCTTCAGTTTTCGCGATCGATATCGCAAGCTTCGCGATCATGTCGAACCACTACCACCTGGTTCTTCATGTTGATACGGATGCAGCAGCGCAGTGGAGCACCGATGAGATTGTTGAGCGTTGGCACACACTGTTCAATGCCAGCTATCTCAGCAAGCGCTATGCTGCGAACGCAGACGCAATGCTGCCCAGCGAACGTGAGCACGTTGTCGAACTCGCCGAACGTTGGCGCAGTCGCCTAAACAGTGTGTCGTGGTTTATGCGCTGCATAAACGAGCCAATCGCCCGACAAGCTAACGCAGAGGACAATTGCACTGGATCCTTTTGGGAAGGCCGCTTTAAGAATCAGGCCCTACTTGACGAAGCGGAAGTGCTGGCGGCTATGGCGTATGTAGACCTCAACCCCATAAGAGCCAACATGGCCGACACCCCCGAAACCAGTGACCACACCAGTATCCAACGGCGCATTCGCTCAGCGGAGCAAGGCACCATCCCACGCGACCTGATGCGGTTCCAAGGCAACTCGAACAAACACAGCCTGCTCGGTATCCCGTTCGCCCTTGAAGACTATGTGCAGCTGGTCGACTGGACCGGACGAGGGGTACGAGGCGACAAGCGCGGTGCCATTGATCACGCCCTGCCACCTTTTCTTGAACGCTTGCAGTTGGACGAAGGTACCTGGTTCACAATCGCAACAGAATTCGAGCGCAACTTCAGACAATGGCTAGGCTCGGAAACCGCTATACAAAACGCCACGCGCAACGTTGCCAAAACCCGGAGCCGCTCGCCTCCCCTTCTGCGAGCCGGTTAG
- a CDS encoding serine hydrolase domain-containing protein: MGSEDIGVRWQALAAFAQSHQCGWSLEPDPSGEQWGIHLADTPPHNRLLGPVFARGETCGLVVHNGDVVCRWGDTDRADMTFSVTKTCLALVTGVARDLGLIPDLDQPIAQRLPGIGFDSEHNQAITWRQMLQFTSEWSGSCFGVPDQVDHFRHIALQPTAPTGAKGSLRALQAPGTHWEYNDVRINQFSLALLHLFERSVVEVFDEYIMRPLGASTDWRWHGYDNSWVALNGQSIQSVPGGGHWGGGMVISTRDQARLAQLLVNRGRHGDRQLVSSEWVDEMVTPCDIAPFYGYFTWLNHRRALCKRAPESCFFAMGVGGQVILHDPENGLVGVYRWLDSAHIADVLDLTYEAL; this comes from the coding sequence ATGGGCAGTGAAGACATTGGGGTGAGGTGGCAGGCGCTCGCTGCGTTTGCGCAAAGCCACCAATGCGGTTGGTCGTTGGAGCCTGATCCCTCGGGTGAGCAGTGGGGGATTCACCTCGCCGACACGCCGCCGCACAACCGCTTGCTCGGGCCGGTGTTTGCTCGGGGCGAGACCTGTGGATTAGTGGTTCACAATGGGGACGTGGTGTGCCGCTGGGGCGATACCGACCGCGCCGACATGACCTTCAGCGTCACCAAGACCTGCCTCGCGTTGGTGACCGGTGTTGCGCGCGACCTCGGTTTGATCCCGGACCTGGATCAACCCATCGCGCAGCGCCTGCCGGGCATCGGATTCGACAGCGAGCACAACCAGGCGATTACCTGGCGGCAGATGTTGCAGTTCACGAGCGAGTGGTCGGGCAGCTGTTTCGGTGTGCCAGACCAGGTGGACCACTTTCGCCATATCGCGTTGCAACCCACGGCGCCCACTGGGGCGAAGGGCAGTCTACGCGCATTGCAGGCGCCCGGGACGCACTGGGAATATAACGACGTGCGGATCAACCAGTTCTCGCTCGCGCTGCTCCACCTCTTCGAGCGCTCCGTGGTCGAGGTGTTTGACGAGTACATCATGCGGCCGCTCGGGGCCAGCACCGACTGGCGTTGGCACGGCTATGACAACAGCTGGGTCGCCTTGAACGGCCAGTCCATCCAAAGCGTGCCGGGTGGCGGGCACTGGGGCGGTGGCATGGTGATCAGCACCCGCGACCAAGCCCGTCTGGCCCAACTGTTGGTCAACCGCGGTCGACACGGTGATCGCCAACTCGTGTCGTCAGAGTGGGTGGACGAGATGGTCACGCCTTGCGACATCGCACCCTTCTACGGTTACTTTACGTGGCTGAATCACCGCAGGGCACTCTGTAAACGCGCACCCGAGAGCTGTTTCTTCGCGATGGGTGTAGGCGGGCAGGTCATTCTGCACGATCCTGAAAACGGGTTGGTCGGCGTATACCGCTGGCTCGACAGTGCGCACATTGCGGATGTGCTCGACCTGACATACGAAGCGCTGTAG